Genomic DNA from Cydia fagiglandana chromosome 3, ilCydFagi1.1, whole genome shotgun sequence:
AGTCATTCTTAAAGATCATTCTGCAAAacgataaaatataatttaattaaatacccCCAACGATGTGAAGCTTccaaaactttaaaataaaataaaaaaaaaaacactttaagTCCAGGTTGTTGACtgcatatatattatatgtatttaactGGAAAGACTGGTATTTTTTTAAGGtccgttaatttcaatattGTGAAAGGTTCCAACATGaacaactatagttcgttttttttagcattagaaagaacttgcaagaaggtaagcgatcttgacatgtcttttaattgaaaaacgctttttaaaatacaaaaactattacatatgaaagcagaagaatatatatagattcataatttttacatatttgccgtaacttatttttaaaatgtgtttttcaattaaaagacacatcaagattgtttacctaatttctaatgctaaaaaaaacgaactatacctaaTGAAGAAAACGTAAGTTacttttacagtacctacacatTACGACAccaggtgctataataagcacattacatTACTACGTCGAAAATATAAAGGGCCATGTACTGCAAAACGTTGCACGaattgtacgatacatgtgcgaataggtaattcgcaaagcgaatttcctacttttagaacttgtatcgtaatgttgCTATTACAACATTTTATGTTTGCTTACTCAATTTTAAAGGCTGATCGAGCTTCCTCATAATGAAGTGCACCGGGGGATAAAGCCGCAGCGACTCCTTAATGCAACATTCCAGATATTTCATTTGGGACGAATCCGACATCGTTGCTTGTTGCTCAGGAGTTTTCAATATTTGATTGCATTCTTCAAAAGCTTTATCCTGAATAAATGAAGATAATTAATTCACTTGTAAAAGTATACAATTATGTAGCTTCTTCCTTTGAGGAAAATATTGTAAGGAAACTAGAGTATTTTTTCCTCTAAAAGTTTGCAGTTGcttttgttaaaaaaatcaagcGGGTTTTTTATTATGTCGtgtttttaggtacctacttatacctactACTAGGCAATTTTTCTTAGCTACCTACGAGATACTTCCTTATTTTCGGATTCAGAAAATTGGGAGCAAatcaaatattttgtttttaaggagtgcgtatttttgtatttttttcgtaaataattatttttgctCAAATACTTAAGGTGCAAGAAGTCATTCGAAAAGATTTCTAAGTCGACCCTATGTAGGTCAAGAAAGCATTGAAAGTATGTGTTTACTAGGCACCTTTATGGTTAGATAATATTTAGGTTCTGATTATGAATTTCACTGCTCTGCTCTGCtcacatgcaattttattaatgCACTCGCTagttaactttaaattaaatttgtcaCTGCGCTCACTAGTATAATAAGTCTATATTTATAAGTGCATGTTTCTCATTTAAGTGAATGACTGTTATTCTTtttgagaaataaaaaaatatatatctttAAACCGAATTTCGTAATATCCGCTTATAGAACTACCActtattattaggtaggtacctgtgCATCCGTATAACAGGCCAATAACATCAAAGTAAACTGAAGAGCTGTTGCGGTAGTATCATGGccctaaaaataagtaaaacaaaatataaatgcTGCTTTCTTTGTATGATTTTAAGACGAAAAATcttttatttcttgttatacTCGTACCTCAAACATGAACGTGTCTACTTCCTCTCCAATTCCATTTGCATCAATAATACCATCTCTTTCGGCCTGCAGTAAAAGATCGAGCATCGCTAGTCTTTTTTTACCCGCCACGTTTATTTCTTGCTCATCGCTGTCATTCGCTACTTCGAGAAGCATATTTTTGAATTGATTAGACTCTCTCCTTTTATCGATGACGCTGTCTCTGAAGGAGCGCATCAAGTCCAGGATCTTCTGCTGCTTGCGTCCGAGCCGAGTCCACGGGAAGATAAGGTCGGGATACAGCCACACTCTCTGTGCTCTGTGTACGGCATACACTCCTAGTTTTATGATAGCGTCCTTGTAGGTGCGCCCGGCGCTGCTGCTCTCACTATCCAACTTGGTTCCCATTGCAGTTTCTAAAATGAACCAACAAGATAAATCAATAAAGACCAAGAATACAAGACTTTCCTGTTACTCATAAACTTTACCCGCCATCAAAAACTCCAAAATAGACGAACTCCAATTTAAACGAAGTTACAgtccattttttttagcattagaaagaacttcgcagaagtaagcctgtggttccaaatccagcacttttagcggtaataatttgaagtaaattatatgtattgaccatgctacattagataattcaataattatcgaacgagcgagcgaagcgaagcgaagttcttacattcgacttcggacacgcggccggctagcggcacgtcccggcatttcgatgtttttaagctgaactgtcagaagatagattgatactcaagaacttaagtaaatttgtcctaatttaaatgaaattgggtaaacttgtagttgagggcagtaaattttagtcattaaattatgagcaggctttatcaacaggttattaagctagaagagcttaaaatgctaaaaagctatttgtgaggggtcatgcatttctggtcatcttttttgtaagaaagtatggtcgagtttggtatcaaatgaaagcgctcggcttgcacttttataatatcgtctttaaatttaccattttggaataattagcaagataaaaataaacatagtataggtatttgacatttggcaagaaactatggaaggtagaggttctacactccataggtacaagaaacaatacggcttaccacagatacagtttattttaatctctatggtGAATCAGTTATAGGCTCCACAGAGCttacaattatagtttgtcaaaggactgtctcgtttCAAACACAGACAGAGATAATGATACTATTTAtgtcttacaccagtactaggtagcacccgaaagaaaaggacgatagattttttgttcttatttactgacaaatttgacagattccgaaaatgatgaccattttggattccaaaatggcggccgtgcactatgttataaaagtcgtcatatatgtcgttttataggttttagggggcgcagatttcgaaaatgatgaccattttggaatccaacatggcggccatgcactatgtcataaaagtcgtcatggatgtagttttataggttatagggggccccgatttcaaaaatgatgacctttttgaattccaaaatggcggccatgcactatgtcataaaagtcgtcatggatgtcgttttataggttttggagggcgcagatttcgaaaatgatgaccattttagattgcaaaatggcggccatgcattatgtcataaaagtcatcatgggtgtcgttttataggttttagggggcacagatttcgaaaatgatgaccattttggattccaaaatggcggccatgcactatgtcataaaagtcgtcatggatgtcgttttacaggttttggggggcgcagatttcgaaaatgatgaccattttggattccaaaatggcggccatgcactatgtcataaaagtcgtcatggatgtcgttttacaggttttggggggcgcagatttcgaaaatgatgaccattttggattccaaaatggcggccatgcactatgtcataaaagtcgtcatggatgtcgttttacaggttttggggggcgcagatttcgaaaatgatgattattttggaatccaagatggcggccatgcactacgtcataaaagtcgtcatggatatcgttttataggttttagggggcgcagatttcgaaaatgatgaccattttggattccaaaatggcggccatacactatgtcataaaagtcgtcatggatgtcgttttataggttttagggggccccgatttcgaaaatgatgaccattttggattccaaaatggcggccatgcactatgttatagaAGTCGTCGTAtatgtcattttataggttttagggggccccgatttcgaaaatgatgacctttttgtattccaaaatggcggccatgcactatgtcataaaagtcgtcatggatgtcggcacagatttcgaaaacgatgaccattttggattccaaaatggcggccatgcactatgtcataaaagtcgtcatggatgtcgttttacaggttttggggggcgcagatttcgaaaatgatgaccattttggattggaaaatggcggccatgcactatgtcataaaagtcgtcatgggtgtcgttttataggttttagggggcacagatttcgaaaatgatgaccattttggattccaaaatggcggccatgcactatgtcataaaagtcgtcatggatgtcgttttacaggttttggggggcgcagatttcgaaaatgatgaccattttggattccaaaatggcggccatgcactatgtcataaaagtcgtcatggatgtcgttttacaggttttgtggggcgcagatttcgaaaatgatgattattttggaatccaagatggcggccatgcactatgtcataaaagtcgtcatggatatcgttttataggttttagggggcgcagatttcgaaaatgatgaccattttggattccaaaatggcggccatacactatgtcataaaagtcgtcatggatgtcgttttataggttttagggggccccgatttcgaaaatgatgaccattttggattccaaaatggcggccatgcactatgttatagaAGTCGTCGTAtatgtcattttataggttttagggggccccgatttcgaaaatgatgacatttttgaattccaaaatggcggccatgcactatgtcataaaagtcgtcatggatgtcggcacagatttcgaaaacgatgaccattttggattgcaaaatggcggccatgcactatatcataaaagtcgtcatggatgtcactttgtaggttttagggggccctgatttcgaaaatgatgatcatatTAGAATCCAAAATGATGGCCATggagtatgtcataaaagtcgtcatggatgtcgttttattggtcatgatcatcattttcgaaatctacacacctgtttcaaataaggtataggtagatgcatcctagtaagtcaacaacaaCTATATCTAGTATCGAATTGTACTTTGCCCGtctcggactaagtagcactgcattcaattgatctttttggcgaaccgcgagttcacagttcggggcgaactactagttaacaattaaagagcctgataaaaactgcacgcttgcttctgtggagttctttctaatgctaaaaaaaggaactatagaaaaaaaaatacagaggtgtaggtacactaaacaaatgttaataaaaataagtattacTTATCTCGCCATAAATCGTTTTATACCTATTTTTTCGGAAAAGCAAACTTatctagtttagttttatttatacatataggcTACACATTAAAATGTGTCTTATTTGAACCTTAATAAGGTCTAGGTATCTTACCTTAAGGAAGAACGTAGAGATAATTGTCAGATAATAAAATGTGCAGCTGCTTGATTAATTATATATATGAGTTTTGTTTTTTTCCTCGCAAGTGTGTTCAAAAACTGTATGAAACACGTGTGCATTAGTCATTACACACATTCGCTTCCAGCTTGCGCGCACAAATTGCAAAATAACACCTCGCGTGTAATTTTGGCTAATGACCAACGTAGCAACAATTAAACGCTAATTTATAATCTAGTCAAACTCAAACTCAATTAATCTACTAGATTTTTGGCTACTGTACGACTTACCACATATTGAGTGCAGCGTGAATTCAGTAATAAAGGTGGAAACATTTGTTTTATCTTTGTCGACCTCGGTAGCAAGTTGTTTTACCAATTTTCGTGAGTTTTCTGCTAGTATCGTATTAAAATGGCGTAGAATGTTGAAATGAAAAGTCGGCGTCAGAATTTTCCGGCGCTGTTGCCATTTTTCTCCTGTAACATAGGTACCTTTCATGTACAGGCAGAGATAACTGACCCCCTCAAATAGAAACATGTTTGCATGGGGGGTCAGTTATCTCAGCAGCTTACTGTACATGTCACTCTTGTTTTGAGATAAGCgtgtatacaatatacataggtatagttACTTAATCAAAAAATACAAAAGACGAATAAGTTTACCATCGCTCAACAGCAGCCCTTCCTTCAGCCATGGCTCTATAAATCCATAAAGAAAACCTTTTTTGTTGTATTTCGTGCCAGATATAAGCGcctataaaaacaaaaacaaaacgtttaaaaatgtagaaaacAGCTGGTAGAGcatcataatatttttataattatcttCTACTTTGTTTTATCTTTTATGTGTAAACTTGTTTATGTGCAATGCAATAATGTGACATACATAACATTTGGGTTATCTATCATATCCACCACGAGAAGTAATTTTAAAGCAGCAAATAATACAAAGTTTGACAAATCAAAGCGCGAAGTCAGATACAATACGTAAATATGTTacggtatttatttttattaagtgtTATATAATAGATCCAATATAGTTATATTGGATGGAAACGCACCTCGGTATCCTCAGGATTGCAGATCACAATAAATTTCCTGGATGCaagtttgattttaaaaaacTGCTTATACTGACTGCCCAGCTTCCTAAAGTAATAAAACAGTGTAACTGAAAGAAAAAGATACTAAATaggtacaaaaagaaaaaaacataattaacaaAACACTAAAATGCTAATACATCAACCAGTAACCAGTACACACCAGGGTCCATCAAAAAGTCCAAAGCATTTTCAACAATATAAAGTCCCGGCGGGCCTGGAATTTTCTCAAACTGTTCATCGCTTCGTATCCACTTATTAACATAATATAAGGCAACTGCCAGTCCCACTAAATACAAGTACACCATCActacttattataatatttataatgtacTGTCTCGTCGCGCTCCGATCTTACAATACATCCTTTGCCGGGAAGGACCGGCTGATATAAACACATGCAACTCGATTAGATTCTCGTACTTTGCACGTGGCACGCGGCCCTTAATaatgcttattattattattttttatctaccaTCAAAGAATTGTTGTCACTTCATTGCATACCACGTCGTTGCTTATAGACTATATATAGATATTTTCTATTAACTTACGATACCTAATAAACTGAAAAGAATGGAACATCGGTATTTTTACACAACACGAACATTTGTTTACACTAAAAATGCATGTTGACTCTGTTTCTACGTgggtaaaatatatatatctgAATTGAAGTTGTCATTTGCGCACCAATTTTCTGGTTCGaataatggaatcttgagcgttgcgagggtttcaaagcacgagggttaaacaaaatttgcccccgagtgaacccgaagcaaatattaaatgtaaaatatcaaacaaaatcaaaccatatcaaatccaaataaatgttattatatatttatcatccaaaatcatcatttaaaagtcaattctaccagcaaacataagaaaacaactcataatttgcatttaattactttgcctcacatgtgaataaaatgtaactttgctattagttttcgaagtgcaaagtaagcctttccgagctggtgtggtgaaaaatatattatgatctGAAAAGAAATATAGTATTATTGTTCCTATGTAAATTGTGAGATGATGACTAGGTAAATGCAGTGAGTCTGCGATCAATTCACTTAGCAATCATTATACTTAGTCATTTATAGAGGTTAATTATGGCAGTCggcaattatgtaggtacctgtaaGCTTTTATAAACTGCCTGACATGCTATAAAGTTAAAGTACTCACTGTGTAATGTCTTTATTACGCCGTTAAAGACAGTTTTTATATTATGGTATTATTATAATTTCCGGGGGATATTTTCAGTAGCAAAATTACAATAATACTTATAGGCGGTTATTTATACGAGCATTTTTTCTATGGTGtaatattaaatgttatatttatatgggTACAGAATATAATACACACACAAATGCAAGCCGTCACATAAATTAACCTCATAATATGTACCTGTATAACTGGTTTTTTGTTTGTGTGACATGTAATAAATGATTCTATGGTTCTAATTAAATAAAGATATTAACCCGCGCAACATCCGATGCGCCAATCAAAGGTGCAAATATCACTCTGGCTGTGTTGCCGCGTTGGATTGCAATGGGCAGCCTCTGCACCAGGAACGACCCGGAGCGTGGGTCAAGGACCCGTTCTCGCAGgtagataataaaatatggtATCATGTACCCATCATCTCATGGCTGCAATACGGCCATGTAGAAAAACAAAGTGATTTTTGAGATTCAGCAGGTCTTACgcaggtaaatataaaaaaaaaatgttatgtgACAACCTTTTACAAATCCACTTAGCATGGTAAGTTCAATAAGATATAGATGTTCGAccttaactaaaaaaaaaatcaccaaaaCTAATTTTGATATGTGGCCATATTGCACTATGTATCTGTAACGTAACATTCACGATAAGTATGGATATACAATAATCCCACAGCAAATATAACTCTTTTTAAATCACCcgtatatacacggtgtaacatgagtaaaccgaataattttaacagcgtattcctgatcaatgatcatatttagagacaaaaatgtcctataaacttttttgaaattcgcctagtttcagagatattattaatttaaaaaaaaaacaagtttttattgttacatagtgtaaaaggcctttttgatggtgatgttgctgctatgggacgtagtctaaatatccttattgatagatgtcaaaaagtgacaagtaacactttgaaaaaagtaggttttacgaaaaaaaaatgtaaaaatcaattttaagtgacaagtttaccaataacatttattttttatgtacaaatacattcaaaaaattgaaaaaacaaaacaagaaaaaaaattatttttggcaaaattgacctaaactcattacattttttacttcttttgacctcagaaatgcgtggttaaaattattcggtttctttatgttacaccgtgtatgtgtCATCATCACAAGAAACAATAACAAGGCAAGGAGCTAACTGAATCCTCCAAAACAAACCTTGCCTCCGTCccaaataaaaaatggtttataATGGTTCAAGTAATGTCCGTTGTCCATGGCCTGGCGCAATCTGGTCTTTAtcacttgtttatttatatatgtattatattataagtatgtTTTGATTATGCGAAGATACGTTTATGCACTGTTTTTATAC
This window encodes:
- the LOC134680145 gene encoding cytochrome P450 4C1-like, which produces MVYLYLVGLAVALYYVNKWIRSDEQFEKIPGPPGLYIVENALDFLMDPVTLFYYFRKLGSQYKQFFKIKLASRKFIVICNPEDTEALISGTKYNKKGFLYGFIEPWLKEGLLLSDGEKWQQRRKILTPTFHFNILRHFNTILAENSRKLVKQLATEVDKDKTNVSTFITEFTLHSICETAMGTKLDSESSSAGRTYKDAIIKLGVYAVHRAQRVWLYPDLIFPWTRLGRKQQKILDLMRSFRDSVIDKRRESNQFKNMLLEVANDSDEQEINVAGKKRLAMLDLLLQAERDGIIDANGIGEEVDTFMFEGHDTTATALQFTLMLLACYTDAQDKAFEECNQILKTPEQQATMSDSSQMKYLECCIKESLRLYPPVHFIMRKLDQPLKLNTGGIEVPAGSDCAILLWELQRRSDQFVEALEFRPERFLQPPTWHPYAFIPFSAGPRNCIGQKFAMNEMKYALSAILRNYRLLPVSTPQNIVFITDFILRPVNPIYVKFENRHP